A region of the Pseudomonas asiatica genome:
CTCACGTGTTCAACGTCGACATGCCGTACGACCCGGAGTCCTACGTACACCGTATCGGCCGTACCGGCCGTGCTGGTCGCGATGGCCGTGCACTGCTGCTGGTCACCCCGCGTGAGCGCCGCATGCTGCAGGTGATCGAGCGCGTAACCGGGCAGAAAGTTGCCGAAGCCCGCCTGCCGAATGCCCAGGCCGTGCTGGACGCCCGCATCAAGAAGCTGACCACGAGCCTGGCGCCGCTGGTTGCCGAAGCGGAAGCCACCCACGGCGAGCTGTTCGACCGCCTGACCGCCGACCTGGGTTGCAGCGCGCGTGCCCTGGCTGCTGCCCTGCTGCGCAAGGCCACCAATGGCCAGGCGCTGGACCTGGCTGCGGTAGAGCGTGAGCAGCCGCTGGTGCCGAGCTTCGCCCCGCGTGGTGAGCGTACCGAACGTGGTGAGCGTGGCGAGCGTCCGGAGCGTGGTGACCGCGAGCGCCGTGCGCCGATGCCGCTGGCCGAAGGCCGTGTGCGTTGCCGTACTGCCCTGGGTGCTCGTGACGGCATCGCTGCCAAGAACCTGCTGGGTGCGATCCTCAACGAAGGTGGCCTGGCTCGTGACGCCATCGGCCGCATCCAGGTGCGCGACAGCTTCAGCCTGGTCGAGCTGCCGGAAGATGGCCTGGAGAAGCTGCTGTCCAAGCTCAAGGACACCCGCGTGGCTGGCAAGCAGCTGAAGCTGCGTCGCTACCGCGAGGATTGATCCTGGCGCAATGAAAAATCCCCGGCTTTGGCTGGGGATTTTTTTTGCCTGTGCCATTTTGGGGCTGCTTTGCAGCCCATCGCGACACAAGGCCGCTCCTACAAGGGATCGCGTACCCCATGGTGACGCGTAACCTCTGTAGGAGCGGCCTTGTGTCGCGAAAGGGGCGCAAAGCGCCCCCGGCTATCTTCAGTCGAACCGATAAATGTCCATCCCCAACGCCCCCAAGGTAAACCCTTGGTGCACCACCCCGAACTTGCCCCCAGCTCCCAGGGCAAAGAACAGCGGCAGGAAATGCTCATCACTGGGATGGTTACGCACCGCAAACGGCGCCTGCTGCCGATAACCCAGCAGCGCTTCCTGATCATCCGCCCGCAGCTTTTCCACCACCCAATCCCTGAACGCCAGTGCCCACGGCTCGATCACATCCGGCCCGGCATGCCAGTCCAATTCGCCCAGGTTGTGGGTAATGCTGCCCGAGCCGATCAGCAGCACGCCCTGGCCGCGCAAACCCGCCAACGCCTGGCCTACCTTGACCTGCAGCGCCGGCCCCATGTGGCTGGGCAGTGAAACCTGCACCACCGGAATATTCGCATCCGGGTACATCAGCGACAGCGGTACCCAGGCGCCGTGGTCGAACGGCCGCTGCGCGTCCAGCCGGGCAGGCAGCCCGGCAGCCTGCAGCAGTTCACTGACCTGGCCGGCAAGGGTGGGGTCGCTCGGCGCCGGGTACTGCACCGCATACAGCGCCGGTGGGAAACCGTAGAAGTCATGCCAGGTCTCTGGTCGTGCGCTGCCGGTAACCAGCAGTTCGCGGCTTTCCCAGTGCGCCGACACCACCACGATCGCTTTCGGCCGGGGCAGGGCGTTGGCCAGCCCGGCCAGCGCCGGCCCGCTGGCGCCGGGTTGCAGGGCCAGCATGGGGGAACCATGGGAAATGAACAGGCTGGGCAGCATGGCAGGGTCCTGACGGTTAAGATGCACTCATCTTCGATCAACTACAGATCGAAATCCAAACCAACTTTTACCGACAAACCATCTAAAAATCGGGAGTGATCATGGAGCCAGCGTTCTGGCAGCAACGGTGGGCCGACAACCAGATCGGCTTTCACCAGGCGCAGGTGAACCCCTATCTGCAGAAGTATTGGCCAACGCTTGGCCTGGCGCCGGGCAGCCGCGTGCTGGTGCCGTTGTGCGGCAAGAGCCTGGACCTGGCCTGGCTGGCCGGGCAGGGGTACCGCGTGTTGGGCGTAGAGCTGTCGCGGCGGGCGGTGGAGGCTTTCTTTGGCGAGCATGGGCTTGAAGCCGAGGTGCAACAGCGCGGGGCTTTCGAGGTTTGGCGCAGTGGTGACGTTGAGCTCTGGTGTGGGGATTTCTTTGCGTTGCAGGCAGAGGATATCGGCGACTGCGCGGGGCTGTATGACCGGGCGGCGCTGATTGCCTTGCCGCCGCAGATGCGTGTGGCTTACATGCAGTTATTGTCGGGCTTGCTGCCGGCGGGTTGCCAGGGGGTGGTGGTGACTCTGGATTATGACCAGGCTTTGCTGGGCGGGCCGCCGTTTTCGGTGGGGGATGAGGAGCTGCGGCAAGGGTTTGCCGGGTGGCAGGTGGATGAGCTGGAGGCTGTGGAGGTGATTGAGGAAAGCCCGAAGTTCTTGCAGGCCGGGGTATCGAGTTTGTTGGAGCGGGTGTACCGGGTTAGCCGATGACAGGTGTGTAGCCTGCACCGGCCCTTTCGCGGGTGAACCCGCTCCCACAGGTACTGCACAATCCTCAAGGTGAGTGGTGAACCTGTGGGAGCGGGTTTACCCGCGAAGAGGCCGGCACAGGTGTACAAAAAAGGGCGACCGAAGTCGCCCTTTTGTTTTACCGGTTGGATCAACCGCGACGGCGCAGGGCCTCGATACGGTCTTCCAGCGGCGGGTGGCTCATCAGCAGCCCGGCCAGGCCGTGCTTCAGGCCACCATTGATGCCGAAGGCCTTCATGGTGTCGGGCATGTGCACCGGCAGGCCTTGCTCCACGCGCAGGCGCTGCAGGGCACCGATCATCGCCGCGGTACCGGCCAGCTGAGCACCGGCTTCGTCGGCGCGGTATTCGCGGCGGCGCGAGAACCACATCACGATCATGCTGGCCAGAATGCCCAGGATCAGCTCGGCAATGATGGTCGCCACGTAGTAGGCAATGCCCTGGCCTTCTTCGTTCTTGAAGATCACCTTGTCGACGAAGTTGCCGATGATGCGTGCGAAGAACATCACGAAGGTGTTCACCACGCCTTGCACCAGCGCCAGGGTGACCATGTCGCCGTTGGCCACGTGGCCGATCTCGTGGGCCAGCACTGCGCGCACTTCATCGGGCGAGAAACGCTCCAGCAGGCCCTGGGACACGGCTACCAGTGCGTCGTTGCGGTTCCAGCCAGTGGCGAAGGCGTTGGCCTCGTACGCCGGGAAGATACCCACCTCGGGCATCTTGATGCCCGCTTCACGGGACAGCTCTTCGACCGTTTGCAGCAGCCACTGTTCGTGGCGGGTGCGCGGCTGGCTGATGATCTGGGTGCCGGTGGTCATCTTCGCCATCCACTTGGAGATGAACAGCGAGACGAGGGAGCCGGCAAAGCCGAACACGGCGCAGAACACCAGCAGGCTGCTGAGGTTCAGGTCGACCCCGTTGGCGGCCATGAACCCGTTGAAACCGAACAGGCTCAGGGTAATGCTTGCAACCAGCACCACCGCGAGGTTGGTGGCTACAAACAACAGAATGCGCATCATGGTTGTTACGTTCTCCTGACGGATGAGTTGTCGCTTACTGCGGGGTATATAAGGGGCCTGCCGTGCCGATTCAATCGGGCGACTATTTCAAACTGTGTACGGCGGAGTATGGCAGAGGATGGTGCGGGGGCTGTGGGATAGAGCGTTGCAGGATGTAAGAAACATCCTGTGGGGTTTTGGGGTTGCTTTGCAGCCCATCGCGACACAAGGCCGCTCCTACAACTGATCGCGTAACCCTGTAGGAGCGGCCTTGTGTCGCGAAAGGGGCGCAAAGCGCCCCCAGGGCCTTCACTTACTGCGAATAACCCTTCAGGAAATTCCCGATCCGGCCAATCGCCGCCTCCAGGTCATCCACCCGCGGCAAGGTGACCACGCGGAAATGGTCCGGCCACGGCCAGTTGAACGCCGTACCCTGAACGATCAGCAGCTTCTCCGACAGCAGCAGGTCGAGCACGAACTTCTCGTCGTTGTGAATCGGGCAAACCTTCGGGTCGATCTTCGGGAATGCATACAGCGCACCCATCGGCTTCACGCAGCTCACGCCCGGGATGTCGTTCAGCAGTTCGTAGGTGCGGTTGCGCTGCTCCAGCAGGCGGCCCGGTGGCAGCACCAGGTCGTTGATGCTCTGGTAGCCGCCCAGCGCGGTCTGAATGGCATGCTGGGCCGGCACGTTGGCGCACAGGCGCATGTTGGCCAGCATGTCGATGCCTTCGATGTAGCTTTGCGCGTGGTGCTTGGGCCCGGAGATGATCAGCCAGCCGGAACGGAAGCCCGCCACCCGGTACGACTTGGACAGGCCGTTGAAGGTCAGGCACAGCAGGTCGGGGGCCAGCGAGGCGGTGCTGATGTGCACGGCTTCGTCGTACAGGATCTTGTCGTAGATCTCGTCGGAGAACACCACCAGGTTGTGCTGGCGGGCCAGTTCCAGCATGCCCAGCAGCAGCTCTTTGGAGTACACCGCGCCGGTCGGGTTGTTCGGGTTGATGATCACCAGGGCCTTGGTGTTCGGGGTGATCTTGGCCTTGATGTCCTCAAGGTCGGGGAACCAGTCGGCCTGCTCGTCGCACAGGTAGTGCACCGGCTTGCCGCCGGCCAGGCTCACGGCGGCGGTCCACAGCGGGTAGTCGGGGGCCGGGATCAGCACTTCGTCGCCGTTGTTGAGCAGCGCCTGCATCGACATCACGATCAGCTCGGACACACCGTTACCCAGGTAGATGTCCTCGATGCCGACGCCTTCGATCTGCTTCTGCTGGCAGTACTGCATAACCGCCTTGCGCGCGCTGAACAGGCCCTTGGAGTCGCTGTAGCCCTGCGCGGTGGGCAGGTTGCGGATCACATCCTGGAGGATTTCGTCAGGCGCCTCGAAGCCAAAGGGCGCCGGGTTGCCGATGTTCAGCTTGAGGATGCGGTGGCCTTCCTCTTCCAGGCGCTTGGCGTGCTTGAGCACTGGGCCGCGAATGTCGTAGCAGACATTGGCGAGCTTGTTCGATTTGCTGAACTGCATGATGGGATCCCGATTGAGAAAACGCGCTACGCCCCGCCGAAAGGTTTGAAAGGGCAGGAAGCGGGTGCCAGACTGAACGCCTGGCACACGAAGCCAACTAATATACGTGCCACCCGCGCCCCGGA
Encoded here:
- a CDS encoding thiopurine S-methyltransferase, producing MEPAFWQQRWADNQIGFHQAQVNPYLQKYWPTLGLAPGSRVLVPLCGKSLDLAWLAGQGYRVLGVELSRRAVEAFFGEHGLEAEVQQRGAFEVWRSGDVELWCGDFFALQAEDIGDCAGLYDRAALIALPPQMRVAYMQLLSGLLPAGCQGVVVTLDYDQALLGGPPFSVGDEELRQGFAGWQVDELEAVEVIEESPKFLQAGVSSLLERVYRVSR
- the htpX gene encoding protease HtpX, translated to MMRILLFVATNLAVVLVASITLSLFGFNGFMAANGVDLNLSSLLVFCAVFGFAGSLVSLFISKWMAKMTTGTQIISQPRTRHEQWLLQTVEELSREAGIKMPEVGIFPAYEANAFATGWNRNDALVAVSQGLLERFSPDEVRAVLAHEIGHVANGDMVTLALVQGVVNTFVMFFARIIGNFVDKVIFKNEEGQGIAYYVATIIAELILGILASMIVMWFSRRREYRADEAGAQLAGTAAMIGALQRLRVEQGLPVHMPDTMKAFGINGGLKHGLAGLLMSHPPLEDRIEALRRRG
- a CDS encoding pyridoxal phosphate-dependent aminotransferase: MQFSKSNKLANVCYDIRGPVLKHAKRLEEEGHRILKLNIGNPAPFGFEAPDEILQDVIRNLPTAQGYSDSKGLFSARKAVMQYCQQKQIEGVGIEDIYLGNGVSELIVMSMQALLNNGDEVLIPAPDYPLWTAAVSLAGGKPVHYLCDEQADWFPDLEDIKAKITPNTKALVIINPNNPTGAVYSKELLLGMLELARQHNLVVFSDEIYDKILYDEAVHISTASLAPDLLCLTFNGLSKSYRVAGFRSGWLIISGPKHHAQSYIEGIDMLANMRLCANVPAQHAIQTALGGYQSINDLVLPPGRLLEQRNRTYELLNDIPGVSCVKPMGALYAFPKIDPKVCPIHNDEKFVLDLLLSEKLLIVQGTAFNWPWPDHFRVVTLPRVDDLEAAIGRIGNFLKGYSQ
- a CDS encoding DODA-type extradiol aromatic ring-opening family dioxygenase, producing MLPSLFISHGSPMLALQPGASGPALAGLANALPRPKAIVVVSAHWESRELLVTGSARPETWHDFYGFPPALYAVQYPAPSDPTLAGQVSELLQAAGLPARLDAQRPFDHGAWVPLSLMYPDANIPVVQVSLPSHMGPALQVKVGQALAGLRGQGVLLIGSGSITHNLGELDWHAGPDVIEPWALAFRDWVVEKLRADDQEALLGYRQQAPFAVRNHPSDEHFLPLFFALGAGGKFGVVHQGFTLGALGMDIYRFD